The following nucleotide sequence is from Pseudochaenichthys georgianus chromosome 17, fPseGeo1.2, whole genome shotgun sequence.
gtaggcttgtttgagacacattgcggctcgcctcgaaagtagacgagagtagccgatcgcagccgggggaggtgtcaaaatgctcgtcttaagtcggacagctcggactcagagtcggcttgactggctgggtttgcaatggcggaaattgcgttggcgtttttcgttgcagatgaagtggatgcaatagaaatcccacatgtattgtatggagaatgacatgatctaaagggactgtgattgagagaaaattaaatatttgtttacaataaacatgaatatgtcatttgtttgatttgcattaaaagacaataccatttttgatttaaatgatagattaccttgtgcatttgttgcagcccttgcttgctgcataagtgcagctgctaaactgttatctgaaaaataatttacataatttaaaatcatatccagattgttggaatgcaatttagttgtttactcaccattttgtagtctttgggaaatgtcttgtgagactcttacagtgatgtctcctgtccatcacgcagtgtaagcaccacaaattccattttacccactgtagacaaaggtgatcactattgctttatataggtttgttaattcagtcatgatgaggaaccacaccagtgactgggttccataattagaaatgctcctcccttttaatgtttgcaaaactgataggtggacaggctacaaatgatcagtcccttcagatccgcacacatgaagcttcatgagcatgaattgaacagacctgctgctgtgttaattctttagctgccactttaagctttatgatgtgtacaacatggatgtaatttgatttaatcttgccattttaaatgatgtattcaataaataaggtcatcactaagccaccagggtgggaggagggggtcaggaggacgggactgaactgaccgccccaggggcaaggcagaggaccaggaaggggtctcgggcggacggcccgggggcaaggcagaggaccaggaaggggtctcgggcggacggcatgggggtaaggcagagtccaaaaagggggattcgggcggacggcccgggggcaaggcagaggaccaggaaggggtctcgggcggacggcccgggggtaaggcggagtccaaaatgggggactcgggcggacggcccgggggcaagacagagtccaaggtggggaccatggaggggcgaaggcagcagcaggaagagtcagggggccgggcccgagggcgaagaccagacagctccgcaggccgggcaggaaggcgctgacgggacagtgccggacgccgggcaggacccggtgtcggagctggtgggacaggcctcggcaggatcccccacggaagaggaccaggacacgggattggcaggacccccggcaggagagcagtcggcggggcttccaacagcacaggacaaagggttggcaggacccccggcaggagagcagacggcgggacccccaacgggacaggacaaagggttggcaggacccccggcaggagagtagtcggcggggcctccaacggcacaggactaagagttggcaggacccccggcaggagaggagtcggtggggcctccaacggcacaggacaaagggttggcaggacccccggcaggagagtagtcggcgggacctccaacgaaacaggacaaggagctggcaggacccccggcaggagagtagacggcgggacccccaacgggacaggacaaagggttggcaggacccccgacaggagagtagtcggcggggcctccaacggcacaggactaagagttagCAGGACCCCCGGGAGGAGAGtaggcggcgggacctccaacgggacaggacacagggttggcaggacccccggcaggagagcagtcggcgggacctccaacggcacaggacatggggttggcaggacccccggcagaagagtagtctgcgggacctccaacggcacaggacctggggttggcaagacccccggcagaagagtagtctgcgggacctccaacagcacttcagtagggactttagatgggactagagaagggactttagatgggactagagaagggactagagaagggactaggaaagtgacctgaggagggactagggaagggactagagaagggactacagaagggaccagaggaggaactagagaacgaaactcgagaggagacgcgagaggggaactagagaggggacttgaggagggactaaaggagggaactggagaggggtctccagaggggactagaggagagactagaggagggactagagaagggaacttgagaggggactcgagaggcgaactagagaggggactcgaggagggaccagtggagggactaaaggagggaactggagaggggactccagaggggactagaggagggactagaggagggacttgagaggtagcttgagagggaactggaggggtgacttgaaaggagactcgagaggggactcgagaggagactcgagagggaactggagtggtgacttgagagagttggttcgccaacagaacacggggggctggagtcggccggtatgctgactggactcgtggagctggcgtcggctggagagccagcaggagacgaggtgccggagtcggccggtatgctgacaggactcggggagctggcgtcgctggagagccagcaggagacgaggtgctggagtcggccggtatgctgacaggactcggggagctggcgtcggctggagagccagcaggagacgaggtgctggagtcggccggtacgccgacaggacacggggagctggcgtcggccggagacgaggggctggagtcgaaaccatggctgttggggccaggactgaggctggaaccatggctgcaggggccggcactggagccggaaccatggctgttggggctcgggctgctagcctggccttgcgacgactcctcttagcagccgcctgaatactccgtggacctccataagccagacgagttccggaatacgactcctggacaggagcaggaactggggcagaagcacgggttgacttcaggcggaacccaccaaggcgtatggtgccagattgggaattgggagacatggagctagcatgcctagggctagcaggccgggaatcacatgcttgaaggaagtccaaaatccagtcaggtaagaactcaacgaaacatggtttctctgctgccaaccagagcgcctctaccagagcggccctcttctgccgaacactggacgctcccttccaccaatcgaaGCAGCAAGCCAGATAGAAGGTTAAATGCTGCAATTCAACCTCccatggatcatctgctgggtccatttgtggtcgggttgtaatgttacggtgtgtgaagcaggtaggacccacatgcagatttacgtgaaattcctttatttcaaggctataaggacaatgacagaacagaacactcaccgtggacaagccaatacacaagacaacccgacaaagagagacagaaaacacacaacttaaatacacccagaactaatcacataaacacgagacaggtgaggagggaggagaaaacacataggtaccaggtgaacacaattgcgtaatcagagagggaaaccgacagaaagcaaacaggcaggaaacgggggtgaacactttacaaaataaaataggaaacccaaagacgtAAAacggacacaaaacaacaacaaacttttgccagccaattggagagcttcatcagcagcacgtggtaaaaaccaccaatgagcgctcagctcgagataccagcgagccgtttcccatcaagcatttagcttccgcagctcgtggagagcaactgtgccaactcgcctcgcctcactctcaaggctgcgggcgtctttgtcccgcgatatttcaaagtctcatgtgggcgggcctccagagcaagtcggacaaaatgactaaccatcatgcaacgcactagcaagacgttgatcgcaactgcgcaggtctgcgcaggtcttgcttgtctcaaacaagcctagttgctctccacgagctgcggaagcgaaatgcttgatgggaaacggctcactggtatctcgagctgagcgctcattggtggtttttaccacgtgctgctgatgaaactctcccattggctggcaaaagtttgttgttgttttgtgtccgttttacgtcgccacatccattcccatttttcatcattgttccacaatgtttatcatcatgaaattaatatctatatattttatactatactgcttaccgttttcatactttatatatcttagcatattcatacacactgttcatactgctctcaggctgatatctagtgtattaatacccactgttcatactgctctcaggctgatatctagtgtattcataccccactgtgtattcatcattcaattcattctatatgttattctgtagattgtgtacattactttccacttcactgcttgttgcacctggttagaagctaaactgcatttcgttatctcagtacctgtaatatgtgcaataacaataaagtttctctttaagttaaaccaaatcattaaaataaaatctattgtaatgtaatgatttggtttaaccttatttattgaatacatcatttaaaatggcaagattaaatcaaattacatccatgttgtacacgtcataaagcttaaagtggcagctaaagaattaacacagcagcaggtctgttcaattcatgctcatgaagcttcatgtgtgcggatctgaagggactgatcatttgtagcctgtccacctatcagttttgcaaacattaagagggaggagcatttctaattatggaacccagtcactggtgtggttcctcatcatgactgaattaacaaacctatataaagcaatagtgatcacctttgtctacagtgggtaaaatggaatttgtggtgcttacactgcgtgatggacaggagacatcactgtaagagtctcacaagacatttcccaaagactacaaaatggtgagtaaacaactaaattgcattccaacaatctggatatgattttaaattatgtaaattatttttcagataacagtttagcagctgcacttatgcagcaagcaagggctgcaacaaatgcacaaggtaatctatcatttaaatcaaaaatggtattgtcttttaatgcaaatcaaacaaatgacatattcatgtttattgtaaacacatatttaattttctctcaatcacagtccctttagatcatgtcattctccatacaatacatgtgggatttctattgcatccacttcatctgcaacgaaaaaacgccaacgcaatttccgccattgcaaacccagccagtcaagccgactccgagtccgagctgtccgacttaagacgagcattttgacacctcccccggctgcgatcggctactctcgtctactttcgaggcgagccgcaatgtgtctcaaacaagcctactgagaacgtgttgcgcgtgcacacacacacacacacacacacacacacacacacacacacacacacacacacacacacacacacacacacacacacacacacacacacacacacacacacacacacacacacacacacacacacacacacacacactagacaTTTGAACTCAAGACAGTATCCAAAAAATACATCATATAATTTTAGTTAATATTTTACCTCAGAAACACGTTTTCGCTGATATCTGATATATTCAAACGTGGCTCCTTTTTTTCTCAGCGATCTTACCATCTAACTGCGCATGTGCCGAGTGAGTGTCATCACTCTAGTctagcttgtttgtgattggagatATTGAAGGTGTTACAACCAGAGCCCTCTCTAGGGCTCTGGTTGTAACAACCGACCCGTGTTGCAACTgtccctggggggtatactgcgaagcaggattttcgcttagccggctaaattcaggggaaactccggctttccggtcatccgaagctggttctctttttagcaggctagatctccatggtaatatatgctaagcagctaacctggtcgggaccaggttaggttgcaggctaagagctcaactcagtgaaagcactgcctgctgaccaatcagagctcagtgtgcggagtttaaagcgatcaagtcatattacaggagaaaggaaatacagaaaagctgccgtcgcaggaaagacggccggcaaaaatcaccgactgtgtgaacgtgaacattaatagaatatcacctccatcttcagagcaatctgactattataacattagcgttaagaaagcttacttaaatatcggccacaacataagtaaccggatcagagtacattaagtacagtccgcggcatatcacttcataatgtatcacatatctccttatctgagtcagctgagccgtatctggccgtgcaacactcacagtgtcacatactgtatgcagaagtattattttaagcaacacattaagttgacgaaacactcgagacaaatgtaattaaagtcagatcgtgtcttagacggggcagtgatatcataaacctgttaatgtacgcattcaaacactttttctttttccagctgtattcaccttgcaggtgcagctatgtggcttttatcctggataaagtgtttaagtcatggatgtttaaagtttaacttcttcatttttgactagtattaaagttcacttttcattcaggaagtatgacgctgcgctgtcagtacgcttctccatgtttgtgattggtcgaatgctccaaataccacccctttcatgtgaacgtgcacctaactagataggacacggctggcttgagcgatccacttgataaccagcgtcgtagtaccgtttagcgagagcgtgtatgttttggattaggccaaccggctaactcaaacatatccaggttaggttgaaccaggttcgtagtataggcccctggtctccCCTACTCGTATGGACATTTTGAAATCATCTGGAACAAATTGAAAcaaagttataataataataattaaacattttatttttgaggTGCCTTTCAAGGCACTCAAGGTCGccttacaataaataaaagtaatactCAACAGGATATAAAAGAGTAATGGGGGGCAGCAGATGTCAGTCTTTGCATTAGACACTTTATTGTCACTTAACACATACAACCAAATTACGTTTGGTGATTTTCAACAACAATCAGCAACAAACATGATGAAAACAAGgcaataaaagaaaaacaagcagagaaaaaacataaaaaaacattGCACATCATTTTTAGATTGGGAGTGTTTTTCTAAACTGTATTGGTTAAAAATAATGATGTGTTAAACACACGTAGGGAAATCATCACATACATTTAAAATTGAACAAAAAAGGAGGAAAAAAAGCCATACAAGAAACAACACAGGTTagaatttaaatgatatagctacaagtttttttatatatatatatatatatatatatacatgttaaAAATCATAAGAAAGAAAACAAGTCTGTGGAAAATTAATAATGCATGACATGGATGGCGCAAGAGAGAACCCTGGTAGTATCATAGATGTATAAGAACGGTAGTATCCGGTGTGCGTCACATGACTTCCGTACCACGTGACCACCATCAATAAAAATCCATGGCGGCGCACTGTTCTGCACGATTAGCAACAAGAGCGGCAGGTACTGAGCTAAATAATCACTGTCCATACTCTATAGACAGCTAACATCAGCGGCTGCTTGGACCACATGTGTCCTCGCGTTAGTCATAGATAAAGTACTTCTTTAACAAACACATTAGAACATGACAGCAGCTCTAATATTGTGTCAAAGAGGGGCGGTGTTTTAACTACTGTTAGCTTGCTAGCTAACTTATCGTTACGTCAAGAACCCGTGTATCCCGACTGGGCAAGGGGTCAGAATATTAGAAACACCCCTTATTATCAtgcagtacaacacacacacacacacacacacaccacacacacacacacacacacacacacacacacacacacacacacacacacacacacacacacacacacacacacacacacacacgcgcgcacacacgcacagagtAAGACCTCTGTGTTAAAATACATTACACTTCTTCGTTAAATAGTTGTTTTGACTGCATTACAGTGTACAGGAGTACCTTATACATTGGCCACAAAGTGTATGTTGCATATTATTTTACCCGCGCAAGTGAACTGGATGTTTACCATGATATTTACCCTTTTACCTCCAAGTTTCCATTGCACTGAGCAAAGTGTAAACTATAGCTTTATTATTACTCCCAATAACAACCATCACTAATTTGCTGGAATAATAACCACTGGCCCAAGTTTCTTTTACAAAAAGTAAATACATTAGGGTGAACAAGGTCTTACTTGTTAAAGCATATAATGTGCACAGCAAAACATATCAAACAATTACCGTTGCAAGATTGTCATTATCTACTCAATATTATCTATCACTTACAGTGAAACGTATGCAAACATGTACAATACAACCACGCAGCGTGTGGTCTTCATGTAATGTCAGTAGCCCTGACTTGTCatcacatattttattttattctatgaGGAGGATAACATATAACAAAGTTTCTTCTGCTGCACTCAAACTGAGTTTACCTTGTCGGTCAATGTCCAGGACATCCCATGTACTTACATATTTGAGGATGTTCTCATCAGATATGGTTGACCACACATTGTCACTGTTGTTTAATTGATTAAAAAACATTTGTGAAGGTGGTTCCCAGCCCCATCATAACATTTCTACTTCTACCATTTATTTTTGCAGAAAAGCTTTGTGAAAGAGAACCCGTATATCTTCACTGTGTTGCTTTCCTTTTTTCCAGGCTTGGGTGGTTTTCTGCAGAGAGCTTGCCGTTTAAGAAGCTCTGGCCCCCCCACAGCCCTACTGTGTCagcaacatcggcacctcttcTGGAGGAAGTGGAAAAGTTCTCAAAATGTAGTTCGCCCAGCTACTGTTCGGCCTGCCTATGCAGTACCTAAGGTACGGCACCTCGTGATTTTCTAAGTCAGCTCAACAGCTTCATATTGTAATTTGGTGTGTATTTCTAAATAAtgactcctttaatttccccaCCCTTtgtactctgttttccctccctgaCTGTAGCACATTGTGCAGCCTGGCTATGTAACCAGTGGGATTGTCCCAGAATGGCCAGACTACCTAGAAATCAAAGACCCAGAGCAGATCGACGGCCTCGCCAGAGCGTGTCAGTTAGCCAGACACGTACTGCTACTAGCTGGTTGCAGCTTGAGGGTAAGCACCTTATAACTACAGGGGGCGTTTATGACTCTATAACATCAAAAACAATGTTCCAATTTTGATCTGTGACTTCCAGGTAGGTATGACAACAGATGATATAGACTTCATTGTGCACCAAGAGACTATCAAGCACAACGCCTACCCATCCCCTCTGAGATACGGGGGTTTTCCCAAGTCAGTCTGTACGTCTGTGAACAACGTGATCTGCCACGGGATACCTGACAGGTAACAGCACAGTGAATCACAACCTTCAGATGAGGGGTGTCCAAACCTTTTCATGCTCAGGGCATCATGGAGGAAAAATGTTTGTCCTTTGCCATGAGCCTTTTTATTTAAGAGACTATCATAATAAGTGAGTAGGGATTTATACTTCATTTTGATACATTCAGCAAGCTGAATATACTGTAAATTATTCTCGAGTCACATACATTAAGGTATTAATGACacacattatttaaataaacagaacaatatttgtattaaagATTCTAAAATGTTTAATGTTATGTgaatttgaaaatgatttttcaTCTCAAGAGTAGAACACATTCAAATTAATTTTGGCaactaataaaaaaaagatttatgTTATATTATAAGCTGAGGTACTATTGTGACGGCCAATATCAATTATTATAATGCAAATGTGGTACAAAATTAAGAATGTGAGACATTTTCTGTGTTTGCACCGTTAATTTTTTATATGGTTGTGTCCTGCAGTCGGGAACTTGAGGACGGAGATATCATCAACGTTGATGTCACTGTGAGTTGATGCCTTAACAGACACACAATCAAACTCAAAGACATTACTGCAAACGTTACCAGAACATCACTGACTTCTGCCTGCTTCTTACAGGTGTATCTAGATGGTTACCATGGTGACACCTCAGAGACCTTCTTGATTGGCCAGGTCGACGAGGTCGGGCAGCGATTGGTGGAAACTGCCAGGCGCTGCCGAGACGAAGCCATCGCTGCCTGCATGCCCGGTGCACAGCTCTGTGTTATAGGAAACACTATCAGGTAACAACAACTAAATCAAATCATATCCTTTAAGAAAGATAAACTAAACTGAAACTATATTAGGTGATTCAAATCAATACAAATTGAAATAAATTCATTTAGGTTTTAACATTCCAGGAGAGGGCGCTATGCcgcaatatttaaaaatgtatgaaTCCTTGTTTTTTCTTGTAGAATAACTACCAAGATCATGATTTAATGTGAAAGGGTTGTTGATTACCAAATTAAAAGATTTGGAAATGAAAGCCATTCCTACACAGTTCTCTAACCATGTATTCTGTAGCTACATACTTCTTAAACATTATACCTGGCCCTTCGAAAAAACAACTATGACTAAACTAAACCTTTCTGAAAAGCTGAAACTAAACTGAAATGAGCTCTAAAAACAAAGAAATCCAGACTAAAATGAATGACATTCATTGTTTTTAATATGCCAGCTGATATTTTTTGTTCTTGTTGCAGTGAAATTGCGCTGGCCAGTGGCTTCCGTGTGTGCCCTTATTTCATTGGTCATGGAATAGGTTCCTACTTTCATTGCCATCCTGAGATTTGGCACCATGGTGAGTTTGAATAACCCTTGAGATGTTATCACATGTGTGCATGCATACTCTGACTTAGTCAATAGGCTTTGGGATTGTATGGGTTCCTTTAAATGTTGTATGTACTGTCTGGAGAAAATGTATATGGAATACTGTAAAAGTCTGTACATCTCATACAACTTGTCTAGTTTGTACTCTAGGATATTAAAAAGCTGAAATGGGAACAATAGAAATTAATCTGGAAACCATACCAATGTTGCCGAAAGTAATTCTTAATCATTTAAGAGAATCatctttttgtttattttcagcAAACGACAATGATATGGTCATGGATGAAGGGATGTCTTTCACAATAGGCAagttactttatttattttatttttgtttcaacATTAAGATACCACTGTGTATAAACGTGGTATTAACACCTCTGTTTCTTTTTAGAGCCCATACTGATGGAGGGCTCTTCAGAGTTCAGGATCCTGAGGGACAAGTGGACCGCAGTGTCTACAGACAATAAAAGGTACATGGTCACAACTAGTTATATTTTGGCTCTGTGTTTTAGCAAAAAAAAGTTTCCTGACCAAAATGTTTCCAAGCTAGCATCATTATAGCACATACAAGTCTAAAAACTAGAACTGCTTAAGACAATACACAATCTATCACAACTTCAACTTATGGAGAAAGACTGGGATATTCCACCTTGGTAATTGTTGTCATGTAActcttattcttatttattaGTACATTGGATTAATGTTTAATTTattcaataaaataaataattgtgtTTTCATTGTTAAGAACTCAACAAGCAATATGTTGTATTTTAGCAGTAAACTCAATTCAGCAGAAAGGAAGATCTGAACACACTCTtatcattattacattacacaAGTATTATTGTTATCATGACATTCAAGGTATTTCGTTTTTTCTTATGTGATGCAGACGTACATAAAACAAAGACAAATATTTTTGACATTACagtttttttctgtatttgaccAAATTAACCAACTTATCTCAAGTTTCATACTCTTACACAGATCAAATTGTTCTTCTTAAAGCTAACACATGTTGTGTTTTCTTAACTGACATTCATGCAGGTCGGCTCA
It contains:
- the metap1d gene encoding methionine aminopeptidase 1D, mitochondrial → MAAHCSARLATRAAGLGGFLQRACRLRSSGPPTALLCQQHRHLFWRKWKSSQNVVRPATVRPAYAVPKHIVQPGYVTSGIVPEWPDYLEIKDPEQIDGLARACQLARHVLLLAGCSLRVGMTTDDIDFIVHQETIKHNAYPSPLRYGGFPKSVCTSVNNVICHGIPDSRELEDGDIINVDVTVYLDGYHGDTSETFLIGQVDEVGQRLVETARRCRDEAIAACMPGAQLCVIGNTISEIALASGFRVCPYFIGHGIGSYFHCHPEIWHHANDNDMVMDEGMSFTIEPILMEGSSEFRILRDKWTAVSTDNKRSAQFEHTVVITSDGVDILTKLPEERNLELNK